One Rhinolophus sinicus isolate RSC01 linkage group LG06, ASM3656204v1, whole genome shotgun sequence DNA window includes the following coding sequences:
- the RHOD gene encoding rho-related GTP-binding protein RhoD isoform X1 has product MKAAQAAGEEAPPGVRSVKMVLVGDGGCGKTSLLMVFAEGAFPESYTPTVFERLTVNLQIKGKPVHLQIWDTAGQVDYDRLRPLFYPDASVLLLCFDVTSPHSFDNIFNRWYPEVSHFCKEVPIIVVGCKTDLRKDRSLVKKLRKNRLEPVTYHRGQEMARSVGAVAYLECSALLHENVHAVFQEAAEVALSSRSRNFWRRITRSFCVVT; this is encoded by the exons ATGAAGGCGGCCCAGGCTGCGGGTGAGGAGGCGCCGCCAGGCGTGCGGTCCGTCAAGATGGTCCTGGTGGGCGACGGCGGCTGCGGGAAGACGTCGTTGCTGATGGTCTTCGCCGAAGGGGCCTTCCCCGAG AGCTACACCCCCACGGTGTTTGAGCGGCTCACCGTTAATCTGCAAATAAAGGGCAAACCGGTGCACCTCCAAATCTGGGACACAGCAG GACAAGTCGACTATGACCGCCTGCGGCCCCTGTTCTACCCTGACGCCAGCGTCCTGCTCCTCTGCTTCGACGTCACCAGCCCACACAGCTTTGACAACATCTTTAACCGG tgGTACCCAGAGGTGAGTCACTTCTGCAAGGAGGTGCCCATCATCGTTGTGGGCTGCAAGACTGACCTGCGCAAGGACAGGTCGCTGGTGAAGAAGCTGCGGAAAAATAGGTTGGAGCCCGTGACTTACCACAGG GGCCAGGAGATGGCGAGGTCCGTGGGCGCCGTGGCCTACCTCGAGTGCTCAGCTCTTCTCCACGAAAACGTCCATGCCGTCTTCCAGGAGGCTGCCGAGGTGGCCCTCAGCAGCCGCAGTCGCAACTTCTGGAGGCGGATTACTCGGAGCTTTTGCGTGGTGACCTGA
- the SYT12 gene encoding synaptotagmin-12 isoform X1: MSSRAPPTGRYLQQKYGETYAEARQKRVPAWNAQRASTRGPPSRKGSLSIEDTFESISELGPLELMGRELDLAPYGTLRKSQSADSLNSISSVSNTFGQDFTLGQVEVSMDYNAASHTLHVAVLQGKDLLEREEASFESCFMRVSLLPDEQIVGISRIQRNAYSIFFDEKFSIPLDPAALEEKSLRFSVFGIDEDERNVSTGVVELKLSVLDLPLQPFSGWLYLQDQNKVADAVGEILLSLSYLPTAERLTVVVVKAKNLIWTNDKTTADPYVKVYLLQDGRKMSKKKTAVKRDDPNPVFNEAMIFSVPAIVLQDLSLRVTVAESSSDGHGDNVGHVIIGPSASGMGTTHWNQMLATLRRPVSMWHPVRRN, translated from the exons ATG TCATCAAGAGCCCCCCCGACTGGGAG GTACCTCCAGCAGAAGTATGGCGAGACCTACGCAGAGGCCAGGCAGAAG AGAGTGCCTGCCTGGAATGCCCAGCGGGCCAGCACTCGGGGACCACCCAGTCGCAAAGGCAGCCTCAGCATTGAGGACACCTTTGAGAGCATCAGTGAGCTGGGGcccctggagctgatgggccgtgAGCTGGACCTGGCCCCCTACGGGACCCTCCGGAAGTCCCAGTCGGCGGACTCCCTCAACTCCATCTCCTCCGTGAGCAACACGTTCGGGCAGGACTTCACACTGGGCCAGGTGGAGGTGAGCATGGACTACAATGCCGCCTCCCACACCCTCCACGTGGCCGTGCTGCAGGGGAAGGACCTCCTGGAGCGGGAGGAAGCCAGCTTCGAGTCCTGCTTCATGCGCGTCAGCCTGCTGCCGGACGAGCAGATCGTGGGCATTTCCCGG ATCCAGAGGAACGCCTACTCCATCTTCTTCGACGAGAAGTTCTCCATCCCCCTGGACCCTGCAGCCCTGGAGGAGAAGAGCCTGCGGTTTTCCGTTTTCGGCATTGATGAGGATGAGCGGAATGTCAGCACAGGGGTGGTGGAGCTGAAGCTTTCTGTCCTCGACCTCCCGCTGCAGCCATTCAGCGGCTGGCTCTACTTACAGGACCAGAACAAG GTCGCTGACGCTGTGGGCGAGATCCTGCTCTCCCTCAGCTACCTCCCCACAGCCGAGCGCCTCACCGTGGTGGTGGTGAAGGCCAAGAATCTCATCTGGACCAATGACAAGACCACAGCGG ACCCCTACGTCAAGGTGTACCTGCTCCAGGATGGGAGAAAGATGAGCAAAAAGAAGACAGCTGTGAAAAGGGACGACCCCAACCCAGTGTTCAACGAAGCCATGATCTTCTCAGTACCAGCCATTGTGCTCCAG GACCTGTCTCTCCGTGTGACGGTGGCTGAGAGCAGCAGCGATGGCCACGGCGACAACGTGGGCCATGTGATCATCGGGCCCTCAGCGAGCGGCATGGGCACCACGCACTGGAACCAGATGCTGGCCACACTGCGCAGGCCTGTGTCCATGTGGCACCCTGTCCGGCGAAACTAG
- the SYT12 gene encoding synaptotagmin-12 isoform X2, protein MAVDVAEYHLNVIKSPPDWEVGVYAAGALALLGIAAVSLWKLWTSGSFPSPSPFPNYHYRYLQQKYGETYAEARQKRVPAWNAQRASTRGPPSRKGSLSIEDTFESISELGPLELMGRELDLAPYGTLRKSQSADSLNSISSVSNTFGQDFTLGQVEVSMDYNAASHTLHVAVLQGKDLLEREEASFESCFMRVSLLPDEQIVGISRIQRNAYSIFFDEKFSIPLDPAALEEKSLRFSVFGIDEDERNVSTGVVELKLSVLDLPLQPFSGWLYLQDQNKVADAVGEILLSLSYLPTAERLTVVVVKAKNLIWTNDKTTADPYVKVYLLQDGRKMSKKKTAVKRDDPNPVFNEAMIFSVPAIVLQDLSLRVTVAESSSDGHGDNVGHVIIGPSASGMGTTHWNQMLATLRRPVSMWHPVRRN, encoded by the exons ATGGCCGTGGACGTGGCAGAATACCACCTGAATG TCATCAAGAGCCCCCCCGACTGGGAGGTGGGTGTCTACGCTGCCGGGGCCCTGGCGCTGCTGGGAATTGCAGCTGTGAGCCTGTGGAAGCTCTGGACATCGGGGAgtttccccagcccctccccattcCCCAACTACCATTACAGGTACCTCCAGCAGAAGTATGGCGAGACCTACGCAGAGGCCAGGCAGAAG AGAGTGCCTGCCTGGAATGCCCAGCGGGCCAGCACTCGGGGACCACCCAGTCGCAAAGGCAGCCTCAGCATTGAGGACACCTTTGAGAGCATCAGTGAGCTGGGGcccctggagctgatgggccgtgAGCTGGACCTGGCCCCCTACGGGACCCTCCGGAAGTCCCAGTCGGCGGACTCCCTCAACTCCATCTCCTCCGTGAGCAACACGTTCGGGCAGGACTTCACACTGGGCCAGGTGGAGGTGAGCATGGACTACAATGCCGCCTCCCACACCCTCCACGTGGCCGTGCTGCAGGGGAAGGACCTCCTGGAGCGGGAGGAAGCCAGCTTCGAGTCCTGCTTCATGCGCGTCAGCCTGCTGCCGGACGAGCAGATCGTGGGCATTTCCCGG ATCCAGAGGAACGCCTACTCCATCTTCTTCGACGAGAAGTTCTCCATCCCCCTGGACCCTGCAGCCCTGGAGGAGAAGAGCCTGCGGTTTTCCGTTTTCGGCATTGATGAGGATGAGCGGAATGTCAGCACAGGGGTGGTGGAGCTGAAGCTTTCTGTCCTCGACCTCCCGCTGCAGCCATTCAGCGGCTGGCTCTACTTACAGGACCAGAACAAG GTCGCTGACGCTGTGGGCGAGATCCTGCTCTCCCTCAGCTACCTCCCCACAGCCGAGCGCCTCACCGTGGTGGTGGTGAAGGCCAAGAATCTCATCTGGACCAATGACAAGACCACAGCGG ACCCCTACGTCAAGGTGTACCTGCTCCAGGATGGGAGAAAGATGAGCAAAAAGAAGACAGCTGTGAAAAGGGACGACCCCAACCCAGTGTTCAACGAAGCCATGATCTTCTCAGTACCAGCCATTGTGCTCCAG GACCTGTCTCTCCGTGTGACGGTGGCTGAGAGCAGCAGCGATGGCCACGGCGACAACGTGGGCCATGTGATCATCGGGCCCTCAGCGAGCGGCATGGGCACCACGCACTGGAACCAGATGCTGGCCACACTGCGCAGGCCTGTGTCCATGTGGCACCCTGTCCGGCGAAACTAG
- the SYT12 gene encoding synaptotagmin-12 isoform X3 codes for MGRELDLAPYGTLRKSQSADSLNSISSVSNTFGQDFTLGQVEVSMDYNAASHTLHVAVLQGKDLLEREEASFESCFMRVSLLPDEQIVGISRIQRNAYSIFFDEKFSIPLDPAALEEKSLRFSVFGIDEDERNVSTGVVELKLSVLDLPLQPFSGWLYLQDQNKVADAVGEILLSLSYLPTAERLTVVVVKAKNLIWTNDKTTADPYVKVYLLQDGRKMSKKKTAVKRDDPNPVFNEAMIFSVPAIVLQDLSLRVTVAESSSDGHGDNVGHVIIGPSASGMGTTHWNQMLATLRRPVSMWHPVRRN; via the exons atgggccgtgAGCTGGACCTGGCCCCCTACGGGACCCTCCGGAAGTCCCAGTCGGCGGACTCCCTCAACTCCATCTCCTCCGTGAGCAACACGTTCGGGCAGGACTTCACACTGGGCCAGGTGGAGGTGAGCATGGACTACAATGCCGCCTCCCACACCCTCCACGTGGCCGTGCTGCAGGGGAAGGACCTCCTGGAGCGGGAGGAAGCCAGCTTCGAGTCCTGCTTCATGCGCGTCAGCCTGCTGCCGGACGAGCAGATCGTGGGCATTTCCCGG ATCCAGAGGAACGCCTACTCCATCTTCTTCGACGAGAAGTTCTCCATCCCCCTGGACCCTGCAGCCCTGGAGGAGAAGAGCCTGCGGTTTTCCGTTTTCGGCATTGATGAGGATGAGCGGAATGTCAGCACAGGGGTGGTGGAGCTGAAGCTTTCTGTCCTCGACCTCCCGCTGCAGCCATTCAGCGGCTGGCTCTACTTACAGGACCAGAACAAG GTCGCTGACGCTGTGGGCGAGATCCTGCTCTCCCTCAGCTACCTCCCCACAGCCGAGCGCCTCACCGTGGTGGTGGTGAAGGCCAAGAATCTCATCTGGACCAATGACAAGACCACAGCGG ACCCCTACGTCAAGGTGTACCTGCTCCAGGATGGGAGAAAGATGAGCAAAAAGAAGACAGCTGTGAAAAGGGACGACCCCAACCCAGTGTTCAACGAAGCCATGATCTTCTCAGTACCAGCCATTGTGCTCCAG GACCTGTCTCTCCGTGTGACGGTGGCTGAGAGCAGCAGCGATGGCCACGGCGACAACGTGGGCCATGTGATCATCGGGCCCTCAGCGAGCGGCATGGGCACCACGCACTGGAACCAGATGCTGGCCACACTGCGCAGGCCTGTGTCCATGTGGCACCCTGTCCGGCGAAACTAG